A region of alpha proteobacterium U9-1i DNA encodes the following proteins:
- a CDS encoding probable carboxyvinyl-carboxyphosphonate phosphorylmutase, translating to MPARPSDAATFTALHTDFLLLPNAWDAASAAIIERAGAKAIATSSAAVAWAHGFADGHDVPIAKLAVAVEEIARVVGVPISCDAEGGYSDEPSGVAENVRVLIGAGAVGINLEDGKQPHDLHLRKIEAARKAAESAGVALYINARTDVFLKRLVPPEQALEETIRRGHAMKAAGASGLFAPLVMKPDDIKALAEAVAMPLNLMAWSGLPDLATLKSLGAKRLSAATGIFHAAALAVKQSATAFLATGDAAALIAAGGERDDYNAWFKR from the coding sequence ATGCCCGCACGCCCCAGCGACGCCGCGACATTCACGGCGCTGCATACCGACTTTCTACTTCTGCCGAACGCATGGGACGCTGCCAGCGCCGCAATCATCGAGCGCGCCGGCGCGAAAGCCATCGCTACGTCAAGCGCGGCCGTGGCGTGGGCGCATGGTTTCGCCGACGGCCACGACGTGCCGATCGCCAAGCTCGCGGTTGCGGTCGAGGAGATCGCGCGCGTCGTTGGCGTGCCGATTAGCTGCGACGCCGAGGGTGGGTATTCCGATGAGCCGTCGGGCGTTGCGGAGAACGTGCGCGTGCTCATCGGTGCAGGCGCCGTCGGCATCAATCTTGAGGACGGCAAGCAGCCGCACGATCTGCATCTGCGTAAGATCGAAGCCGCGCGCAAAGCCGCGGAGAGCGCCGGCGTTGCGCTTTATATCAACGCTCGCACGGACGTGTTCTTGAAACGCTTGGTCCCACCCGAGCAAGCGCTGGAAGAAACGATCCGACGCGGCCACGCAATGAAGGCGGCGGGCGCGAGCGGCTTGTTCGCGCCGTTGGTAATGAAGCCCGATGACATCAAAGCGCTGGCTGAAGCCGTCGCCATGCCGCTGAACCTGATGGCGTGGAGCGGACTGCCGGATTTGGCGACGCTCAAATCCCTGGGAGCCAAGCGCCTCAGCGCCGCGACCGGCATTTTTCACGCCGCCGCGCTCGCGGTGAAGCAAAGCGCGACAGCGTTCCTAGCGACCGGCGACGCCGCCGCCCTCATCGCCGCCGGCGGCGAACGGGACGACTACAATGCGTGGTTCAAACGTTGA